One part of the Paenibacillus silvisoli genome encodes these proteins:
- a CDS encoding ATP-dependent DNA ligase, translating to MMEQPLSEESLAEMNLAYAQPLPLPAEPMAPLSDDELPAGSEWIYQLKWDGVRMLARLNGFGQVELFSRKLYPKNGTYPEIAAMLESKASELGRCLLDGEVVWWDGVRPNFQQVLKRERTGGANIGSDSGGGASGPPPKAGGLVYVLFDLLADASGDLRHLPYEERYRRLTELCPSQDPRLFVTDTFQDGRALWDWVQANSWEGVVSKRTDSPYREGKKHRDWLKKKTALVLDVDIVGLKWRSGIVASLIMEHEGGYLGSVSLGLNDALRQVLASTFKPQHSHLAVVPCPFSSVPDDLKREEVQWLSVPFKCRVTGLELTSAGQLRHPKLVTFLPKEPLS from the coding sequence ATGATGGAGCAGCCGCTGTCGGAGGAATCGCTGGCCGAAATGAATCTGGCTTATGCGCAGCCGCTTCCCCTGCCCGCTGAACCGATGGCCCCGCTGTCCGATGACGAGCTGCCCGCCGGCAGCGAATGGATCTATCAGCTGAAATGGGACGGCGTGCGCATGCTCGCCAGGCTGAACGGTTTCGGGCAGGTGGAGCTGTTCTCGCGCAAATTGTATCCGAAGAACGGGACTTACCCGGAAATAGCCGCCATGCTGGAGTCCAAGGCCTCCGAGCTCGGACGCTGCCTGCTGGACGGCGAAGTCGTCTGGTGGGACGGCGTGCGGCCGAATTTCCAGCAGGTGCTGAAGCGCGAACGCACTGGCGGCGCAAATATTGGCTCGGATTCTGGCGGCGGTGCGTCAGGCCCTCCTCCGAAAGCCGGCGGGCTTGTCTACGTGCTGTTCGACTTGCTTGCCGATGCGAGCGGCGACCTGCGCCATCTCCCGTATGAGGAGCGGTACCGGCGGCTGACGGAGCTGTGCCCTTCCCAAGATCCGCGCCTCTTTGTAACCGATACGTTCCAGGATGGCCGCGCGCTGTGGGATTGGGTGCAGGCGAACAGCTGGGAGGGCGTCGTCAGCAAGCGTACGGACAGCCCTTATCGCGAAGGAAAGAAGCATCGCGACTGGCTGAAGAAGAAGACGGCGCTCGTGCTCGATGTCGACATCGTCGGGTTAAAATGGCGGAGCGGCATCGTGGCCAGCCTGATCATGGAACACGAAGGCGGCTACCTCGGGAGCGTGTCGCTCGGGTTGAACGATGCGCTGCGCCAGGTGCTGGCTTCCACGTTTAAACCGCAGCACTCGCATTTGGCGGTTGTCCCTTGTCCTTTTTCGTCTGTACCGGACGATCTGAAACGCGAAGAGGTGCAGTGGCTGTCGGTGCCGTTCAAATGCCGGGTTACGGGCCTCGAGCTGACCTCCGCCGGGCAGCTCCGCCATCCGAAGCTCGTCACGTTCCTGCCGAAGGAGCCGCTGTCATGA
- the ligD gene encoding non-homologous end-joining DNA ligase: MSRAVKGTIVIEGQELTVSNPGKLLWPEMGITKAIFLERLAVLSPWLLKHCQDRLLTTIRFPDGVDGKSFYQKNCPSPAPPFVETVTRDSISYVKLSSLPVLLWLGNLACLEYHASFDRVSDPEHPTEWVLDLDPSLEEEPRIMEAALLVGDLLRSLGITSVPKTSGATGVQVIVPLVQDLTFDELRRIGEFVGAFLADKHPRLFTIERLKKNRGDLIYIDYLQHYQGKTIIAPYSPRARRAASVSTPLHWDEVRRNVAIADFNLLNIEERLHKEGDLLDRVAPQSLRSILAFISGSGARR, from the coding sequence ATGAGCCGGGCCGTGAAAGGAACGATCGTCATCGAGGGCCAGGAGCTGACGGTCAGCAATCCCGGCAAGCTGCTGTGGCCGGAGATGGGCATTACGAAGGCGATCTTTTTGGAGCGGCTGGCCGTTCTGTCGCCTTGGCTGCTGAAGCATTGCCAGGACCGGCTGCTGACGACGATCCGGTTTCCGGACGGGGTAGACGGCAAGTCGTTTTATCAGAAAAATTGCCCGTCTCCCGCTCCCCCGTTCGTCGAAACCGTAACCCGCGACAGCATCTCCTACGTCAAGCTGTCTTCGCTGCCGGTGCTGCTGTGGCTCGGCAACCTGGCATGCCTGGAATACCATGCTTCGTTCGACCGCGTCAGCGACCCTGAGCATCCGACGGAATGGGTGCTCGATCTGGACCCGTCGCTCGAAGAGGAGCCGCGCATTATGGAGGCCGCGCTGCTGGTCGGGGATTTGCTGCGGTCGCTCGGCATCACCTCGGTGCCGAAGACGTCGGGTGCGACCGGCGTTCAAGTCATCGTGCCGCTGGTGCAGGATTTGACCTTTGACGAGCTTCGCCGCATCGGCGAGTTTGTCGGCGCTTTTCTGGCGGACAAGCATCCGCGCTTGTTCACGATCGAGCGGTTGAAGAAGAACCGCGGCGATCTGATTTACATCGATTATTTGCAGCACTATCAGGGCAAAACGATCATCGCCCCCTACTCCCCCCGCGCCCGCCGAGCCGCCAGCGTCTCCACGCCGCTCCATTGGGATGAAGTCCGCCGCAACGTCGCCATCGCCGACTTCAACCTGCTGAACATCGAGGAGCGCCTGCACAAGGAAGGCGACCTGCTGGACCGCGTCGCCCCTCAGTCGCTCCGCTCGATTCTGGCGTTCATCAGCGGCAGCGGCGCGCGGCGGTAA
- a CDS encoding aldo/keto reductase family protein — MNYRKLGGSGLKVSDISLGSWLTYGGYVERENAVKAIEKAYELGVNFFDTANVYERGAAEILLGETIKQFPRESYVLATKAFWPMGDGPNDRGLSRKHVMEQANASLKRLGVEYVDVFYCHRYDNETPLQETLRAIDDLIRSGKVLYAGVSEWTASQMADALGTADRYLLDRIVVSQPEYNMFNRYIEKEVIPYGEKNGISQVVFCPLAQGLLTGKYTSVSSLPEGSRATKLEWMRNGITEEKLAKVRALSDIAGELEITMAQLALAWILRQPNVASAIVGASRPEQVVENVAASGVKLSDEVVARIETILA, encoded by the coding sequence ATGAATTATAGAAAACTAGGCGGAAGCGGCCTTAAGGTCAGCGATATCAGCTTGGGCAGCTGGCTTACATACGGCGGCTATGTCGAGCGTGAAAATGCGGTAAAAGCGATCGAGAAGGCGTATGAGCTCGGCGTCAACTTCTTCGACACGGCAAACGTGTACGAGCGCGGCGCGGCGGAAATTCTGCTCGGCGAAACGATCAAGCAATTCCCGCGCGAGTCGTACGTGCTGGCGACAAAAGCATTTTGGCCGATGGGCGATGGCCCGAATGACCGCGGCTTGTCCCGCAAACACGTGATGGAGCAGGCAAACGCGAGCTTGAAGCGGTTAGGCGTTGAATATGTCGACGTGTTCTACTGCCACCGTTATGACAATGAGACACCGCTGCAGGAAACGCTGCGCGCCATCGACGACCTGATCCGCTCCGGCAAAGTGCTGTACGCGGGCGTCAGCGAGTGGACGGCATCGCAAATGGCGGACGCGCTGGGCACGGCGGACCGTTACCTGCTTGACCGGATCGTGGTCAGCCAGCCGGAGTACAACATGTTCAACCGTTACATCGAGAAGGAAGTCATTCCGTACGGCGAGAAGAACGGCATCTCGCAAGTAGTGTTCTGCCCGCTCGCGCAAGGCTTGCTGACAGGCAAGTACACGTCGGTATCGAGCCTGCCGGAAGGCAGCCGCGCGACGAAGCTGGAGTGGATGCGTAACGGCATCACGGAAGAGAAGCTCGCGAAAGTGCGCGCGCTGTCCGACATCGCCGGCGAGCTGGAAATCACGATGGCGCAGCTGGCGCTGGCGTGGATTCTTCGTCAGCCGAACGTGGCGAGCGCCATCGTCGGCGCAAGCCGTCCGGAGCAAGTCGTCGAGAATGTCGCCGCTTCCGGCGTCAAGCTATCCGACGAAGTCGTGGCACGCATTGAGACGATTTTGGCATAG
- a CDS encoding winged helix-turn-helix transcriptional regulator, protein MWRLIKVSANNYVPKVPSYIECNIEKTLDVIGGKWAFLVLRELFCEKRRFGELQRLIPSVSPRALTSTLRHLESQGVLERHVYPTVPVTVEYSLTPKGCDLHQILHEMKLWAAKWT, encoded by the coding sequence ATGTGGAGGTTGATCAAGGTGTCTGCTAACAACTACGTGCCGAAAGTACCGTCCTATATCGAATGCAATATTGAAAAAACGCTCGACGTCATCGGCGGAAAATGGGCCTTCCTCGTGCTCCGCGAGCTCTTCTGCGAGAAGCGCCGCTTCGGCGAGCTCCAGCGTCTCATCCCGTCCGTCAGCCCGCGGGCGCTGACCAGCACGCTTCGCCATCTCGAGAGCCAAGGGGTGCTCGAGCGCCACGTTTACCCAACCGTCCCGGTCACGGTCGAATACTCGCTGACTCCGAAAGGCTGCGATCTCCATCAGATTTTGCACGAGATGAAGCTTTGGGCAGCTAAATGGACCTAA
- a CDS encoding HD-GYP domain-containing protein produces MRNYLGKTLKKDVVNAFGVTVLPANIVLQEEHLLLLEKHRIEEISVVLELVEPPPVQAKPSMPPRSVVNQVMVQATAIYDSIRESGKVPLAELQNHIIPAVKSVAGHPNLFELFEAVKAHGDYTYQHNIGVGVLSTMIGKWLHLQDDELTALTLAATLHDVGKLKIPADILNKPGKLTEAEFEIVKKHTVYGYDILKKTEGISQRAALVALQHHEREDGRGYPLGLKSDRIDLFSKIVAVADIFHAMSSDRPYHKALPFYEVVRQLREGYFGQLDPHIVSVFLENITSKMIGQKVVLTDDRVGEIVYINPHDEEAPLVRVGEEFVDLSCERKLQIKQMIGL; encoded by the coding sequence ATGCGAAACTATTTAGGGAAGACCTTAAAAAAGGATGTCGTAAATGCATTTGGCGTAACCGTACTTCCAGCCAATATCGTGCTTCAAGAAGAGCATTTGCTCCTGCTGGAGAAGCATAGAATCGAGGAGATTTCCGTTGTCCTCGAGCTTGTGGAGCCGCCTCCCGTGCAAGCAAAGCCGAGCATGCCGCCGCGTTCCGTCGTGAACCAGGTCATGGTACAGGCCACGGCAATATACGATTCTATACGGGAGTCGGGCAAAGTGCCGCTTGCGGAGCTTCAGAACCATATTATCCCGGCCGTGAAGAGCGTTGCCGGCCATCCGAATCTGTTCGAGCTGTTCGAGGCGGTCAAAGCGCATGGCGACTATACGTATCAGCACAATATCGGCGTCGGCGTGCTCTCGACGATGATCGGCAAGTGGCTGCATTTACAAGACGACGAATTGACAGCGCTTACGCTTGCGGCAACGCTGCACGACGTCGGAAAATTGAAAATTCCCGCCGATATATTGAACAAGCCGGGCAAGCTGACCGAAGCCGAGTTCGAAATCGTGAAAAAGCATACCGTTTACGGCTATGACATATTGAAAAAAACCGAGGGCATCAGCCAGCGCGCCGCGCTCGTCGCGCTTCAGCATCATGAACGCGAGGACGGCCGAGGCTATCCGCTCGGACTGAAGTCGGACCGTATCGACCTGTTCAGCAAAATCGTCGCCGTGGCCGATATTTTCCACGCGATGTCCTCCGATCGGCCGTATCATAAGGCGCTGCCGTTTTACGAGGTGGTCCGCCAGTTGCGCGAGGGCTATTTTGGCCAACTGGATCCGCACATCGTCTCCGTGTTCCTCGAGAACATCACGTCCAAAATGATCGGGCAAAAGGTCGTGCTGACGGACGACCGCGTCGGCGAAATCGTCTACATTAATCCGCATGACGAGGAAGCGCCGCTCGTTCGCGTAGGCGAGGAGTTCGTGGATCTGTCCTGCGAGCGCAAGCTTCAAATCAAGCAAATGATCGGGCTGTAG
- a CDS encoding RNA polymerase sigma factor: MKPWTEFEEAIKPHLRQVGTYCYYLTASKWESEDLLQETLLRAFKHYRDNGILRHPRSLLYKIARNIHIDAHRRRRGTMVPIDEALQLPHYDENYASVRAMLEWMTEHLSPRETEMLLLAEVFDYSYQDIADELQCTVPAVKMVLHRSKSTLRSRGSQSETAGAPRGRNGKRRGAAPLPYTVDRWTTALMTGEL; encoded by the coding sequence ATGAAGCCGTGGACCGAGTTCGAGGAAGCGATCAAGCCGCATCTCCGGCAAGTCGGGACCTATTGTTATTATTTAACCGCATCCAAATGGGAGTCGGAGGATTTGCTGCAGGAGACGCTGCTTCGGGCTTTTAAGCATTACAGGGACAACGGCATTCTTCGCCATCCCCGTTCGCTGCTGTACAAGATTGCGCGCAACATTCATATCGACGCCCACCGCAGACGCCGGGGCACGATGGTGCCGATCGACGAGGCGCTCCAGCTTCCGCATTACGACGAAAATTACGCGAGCGTGCGGGCGATGCTGGAGTGGATGACGGAGCATCTTTCTCCTCGCGAGACGGAGATGCTGCTTCTGGCGGAAGTGTTCGATTACTCGTATCAGGACATCGCCGACGAGCTGCAGTGCACCGTGCCCGCCGTGAAAATGGTGCTGCACCGCTCCAAATCGACGCTCCGCAGCCGCGGCAGCCAGTCTGAGACCGCCGGCGCGCCTCGCGGGCGCAATGGCAAGCGCAGAGGCGCCGCGCCGCTTCCTTACACCGTCGACCGCTGGACGACGGCGCTAATGACCGGCGAGTTGTAG
- a CDS encoding glycerate kinase has product MKIVIAPDSFKGSATARELCAAIARGIRSVMPAAELIELPLADGGEGIMDNLVHATGGKRVEAQATDPLGRAITAAYGVLGDGETAVIEMAQASGLPLLAPEERRPLLTSSRGTGELMKHALDQGYRKFIIGLGGSATNDGGSGMLRALGLRLLDKQGQPLPEGGGALSALAELDDAGLDPRLAASRITIASDVTNPLCGPQGASAVFGPQKGATPDMVAMLDEGLRIFAEQIRAVRGIDVLTVPGGGAAGGMGAGILGFMNAAMKPGIDVVMEASGFAAAADGADYIITGEGKLDEQTLSGKVAAGVCRLAEPLGVPIIILCGMRALPAEELAKLGKASAFSIVPGPCSLEEAMAKTLDWTEACAAQLFRLLQSSL; this is encoded by the coding sequence ATGAAAATCGTCATAGCGCCGGATTCGTTTAAAGGGTCCGCGACGGCTAGGGAGCTATGCGCGGCGATTGCGCGCGGCATCCGTTCCGTTATGCCGGCTGCGGAGCTGATCGAGCTGCCGCTGGCGGACGGCGGGGAAGGCATTATGGACAACCTCGTGCACGCCACGGGAGGCAAGCGCGTGGAGGCACAGGCAACCGACCCGTTAGGCCGCGCGATAACGGCGGCGTACGGCGTGCTCGGCGACGGCGAGACCGCCGTCATCGAGATGGCGCAGGCATCCGGCCTGCCGCTGCTGGCGCCGGAGGAGCGTCGGCCGCTGCTGACGTCGAGCCGCGGCACGGGCGAGCTGATGAAGCATGCGCTGGACCAAGGCTACCGGAAATTTATTATCGGTCTTGGCGGAAGCGCTACCAATGACGGCGGCTCCGGCATGCTGCGGGCGCTCGGCTTGCGGCTGCTGGACAAGCAGGGACAGCCGCTTCCCGAGGGCGGCGGCGCGCTGTCCGCGCTGGCGGAGCTGGACGACGCCGGACTCGACCCGCGGCTAGCGGCGTCGCGGATAACGATCGCGAGCGACGTGACCAATCCGCTGTGCGGACCGCAGGGCGCATCGGCCGTCTTCGGCCCGCAAAAAGGCGCGACGCCGGACATGGTCGCAATGCTCGATGAGGGGCTGCGGATATTCGCGGAGCAAATCCGCGCCGTGCGCGGCATTGACGTGCTGACGGTGCCGGGGGGCGGGGCCGCGGGCGGCATGGGAGCCGGCATTCTCGGCTTTATGAACGCGGCGATGAAGCCCGGCATCGATGTGGTCATGGAAGCAAGCGGCTTCGCTGCGGCCGCCGATGGCGCGGATTATATCATTACCGGGGAAGGCAAGCTGGATGAGCAGACGCTGTCCGGCAAGGTTGCCGCCGGCGTATGCCGGTTAGCGGAGCCGCTCGGCGTTCCGATTATTATTTTGTGCGGCATGCGGGCGCTGCCGGCGGAGGAGCTGGCGAAGCTCGGCAAGGCGAGCGCGTTCTCGATCGTGCCGGGACCGTGCAGCTTGGAGGAAGCGATGGCGAAGACGCTTGACTGGACAGAGGCTTGCGCGGCTCAGCTGTTCAGGCTGCTGCAATCTTCGTTGTAA
- a CDS encoding Dph6-related ATP pyrophosphatase, with product METAIDWRNGANGRAFAASFSGGKDSALALYQAMKHGTAIGLIVMLEEEGRRSRSHGMPTALIQAQADSIGLPVYMAAASWSDYEARFLDLLAEAKQQGAEALVTGDIELTDYGCWQDEVSRKAGLLLGMPLWEMDHREAVEAFIDLGFVSVVVTVNLALGMREDDLGRALTHDFVNELAARGIDPCGEGGEFHTTVIDGPIFKHPIPVRRLESVKHGDYAFLPLELDKP from the coding sequence ATGGAAACGGCCATTGATTGGAGAAACGGCGCGAACGGACGGGCTTTTGCCGCTTCGTTCAGCGGCGGCAAGGACAGCGCGCTTGCCCTGTATCAAGCCATGAAGCACGGGACGGCGATCGGACTGATCGTCATGCTGGAGGAGGAAGGGCGGCGTTCCCGCTCCCACGGGATGCCGACGGCGCTCATTCAAGCGCAGGCCGATTCCATCGGGCTGCCTGTTTACATGGCGGCGGCAAGCTGGTCAGACTATGAAGCGCGGTTTCTGGACCTGCTGGCGGAAGCGAAGCAGCAAGGTGCGGAAGCGCTAGTAACGGGCGATATCGAGCTGACGGACTACGGCTGCTGGCAGGACGAAGTGTCGAGAAAAGCCGGGCTGCTGCTTGGCATGCCGCTGTGGGAAATGGATCATCGCGAAGCCGTGGAAGCGTTCATCGACCTCGGCTTCGTATCGGTTGTCGTCACGGTGAATCTGGCGCTTGGCATGCGGGAGGACGATCTAGGCCGAGCTTTGACCCATGATTTCGTGAACGAGCTTGCCGCACGGGGCATTGATCCTTGCGGGGAGGGCGGCGAGTTCCATACGACCGTCATCGACGGGCCGATTTTCAAGCATCCGATTCCGGTGCGGCGTCTTGAAAGTGTGAAGCATGGCGACTACGCTTTTCTGCCTTTGGAGCTGGACAAGCCGTAG
- a CDS encoding stalk domain-containing protein, translated as MKRWLSAVLAMMVVFAALAGTASAASATPDIKVKLNGEWVIFPAPPVLLNGKTYVEFRTLFTKLGYSIDYNATTKVIKAKSSSRSIEMKPSGTTALVDGQKVPVNGEMRLLKGRTMVGVRFIATLSDKVVNWDGAKKIVTIVDKGPTAQQKAELFGALDKLSAAEEAHDLTAYMAQFHSASPVRDEVQQAAEELFGKAQTKTTYSEKTIDSFSATEAVIYTVEQSVKTGGTGFFPDIENEMLYTMHKENGKWVIYDVEVLSNQVVDADGLWKQEVADAPEADKTAIAALIQANADAVNAKDIEAYKATLVAGAEGYEDDVAEMNELFADKEVALTMKLERNAIVELNGDKAVLLTKHTFEVTIGGEMMPVTSINMYKLQKVEGKWLLMPGSTELYNDMTE; from the coding sequence ATGAAACGTTGGTTAAGCGCAGTTCTTGCGATGATGGTCGTTTTCGCGGCTTTGGCGGGTACGGCATCAGCGGCAAGCGCAACGCCGGATATTAAAGTGAAATTGAACGGGGAGTGGGTTATTTTCCCTGCGCCGCCTGTTCTGTTGAATGGCAAAACGTACGTGGAATTCCGCACGCTCTTTACGAAGCTCGGCTATTCTATCGATTATAACGCGACGACAAAAGTGATAAAGGCCAAATCGTCCTCCCGCAGCATCGAAATGAAGCCAAGCGGCACGACGGCGCTCGTTGACGGGCAGAAGGTGCCGGTAAACGGCGAAATGAGGCTGCTGAAAGGCCGCACGATGGTCGGCGTACGTTTCATCGCGACGCTGTCGGACAAAGTCGTGAACTGGGACGGCGCTAAGAAGATCGTAACGATCGTCGACAAAGGGCCGACTGCCCAGCAGAAGGCCGAGCTGTTCGGCGCGCTCGATAAGCTGAGCGCGGCAGAGGAAGCGCATGATTTGACTGCGTATATGGCGCAGTTCCATTCCGCATCGCCGGTTCGCGATGAGGTGCAGCAAGCGGCGGAGGAGCTGTTCGGCAAAGCGCAAACGAAGACGACCTACAGCGAGAAAACGATCGATTCCTTCTCGGCGACGGAAGCGGTTATTTACACCGTGGAGCAATCCGTGAAAACGGGCGGTACCGGCTTCTTCCCGGATATCGAGAACGAAATGCTGTATACGATGCACAAAGAAAACGGCAAATGGGTCATTTACGACGTGGAAGTGCTATCGAATCAAGTGGTGGACGCAGACGGTCTGTGGAAGCAGGAAGTCGCCGACGCACCGGAAGCGGATAAGACTGCCATTGCGGCGCTGATCCAGGCGAACGCCGATGCCGTAAACGCCAAAGATATCGAAGCGTACAAAGCGACGCTCGTGGCAGGTGCGGAAGGCTACGAGGATGACGTTGCCGAAATGAACGAGCTGTTCGCGGACAAAGAGGTCGCGTTAACGATGAAGCTGGAGCGCAACGCGATCGTGGAGCTGAACGGCGACAAAGCGGTGCTGCTCACGAAACACACGTTTGAAGTGACAATTGGCGGCGAGATGATGCCGGTCACGTCGATCAATATGTACAAGCTGCAGAAGGTCGAAGGCAAGTGGCTGCTGATGCCGGGCTCGACCGAGCTGTATAACGATATGACGGAGTAA
- a CDS encoding phosphatase PAP2 family protein: MLWLILFILALAGFQVLSMLVSRNKLTQFDESIISAIQGQENDTLTAIAKFFSKIGSSSIFIPAVLVIAVILFVVLKHRKELVLLLGGLLGSTLLNSLIKSIYKRARPDIHRIVEQTGFSYPSGHSMASFTFYFLITYLLWRHVPRRRWRIALLIFSAAMIVCIGLSRIYLGVHYPSDILAGYWVSALWVALCIRLFRSWARTAK, encoded by the coding sequence ATGCTGTGGTTGATTCTGTTTATTCTTGCCCTCGCGGGGTTTCAAGTGCTTTCCATGCTCGTGTCCCGCAATAAACTTACACAATTCGACGAGTCGATCATTTCGGCGATCCAAGGCCAAGAGAACGATACGCTGACGGCCATCGCGAAGTTCTTTTCCAAAATCGGTTCGTCCTCGATTTTCATCCCGGCCGTGCTCGTCATCGCCGTGATCCTGTTCGTCGTGCTGAAGCACCGCAAGGAGCTGGTTCTGCTTCTTGGCGGTCTGCTAGGCTCCACGCTGCTCAACAGCTTGATCAAGTCCATCTACAAACGCGCCCGCCCGGATATTCACCGGATCGTGGAGCAGACGGGCTTCAGTTATCCGAGCGGCCATTCGATGGCGTCGTTCACGTTTTATTTTCTCATCACCTACTTGCTCTGGCGGCATGTTCCGAGAAGAAGATGGCGCATTGCGCTGCTGATCTTCAGCGCGGCGATGATCGTCTGCATCGGACTTAGCCGCATCTACCTCGGCGTTCATTATCCGTCGGATATTTTGGCGGGATATTGGGTTAGCGCGCTCTGGGTCGCATTGTGCATCCGGTTGTTCCGGAGCTGGGCCCGTACGGCCAAATAG
- a CDS encoding SDR family oxidoreductase — MKPLEGKVAVVAGATRGAGRGIAVALGRAGATVYVTGRSVKGSLSDMGRAETIDDTAALVTAAGGLGIAVRTDYTVESDVRALYDRVADEQQGRLDIQVNDIWGGDPLTVWHEPFWEHSLHDGLLIQKRGVHTHMMASYYAAPLMIARGTGLIIEITDGYDYRYRGNLYYSLAKISVIHLAQAMAADLRPHGVAAVALTPGFLRSEAMLDHFGVTEANWRDAAAKDIHFLQSETPAYVGQAAAALAADPNVLQRSGQAFTSWDLAEEFGFSDADGRRPHWGRYAAEHGF, encoded by the coding sequence ATGAAACCGCTAGAAGGAAAAGTCGCCGTCGTCGCGGGAGCGACGCGCGGCGCCGGCCGCGGCATCGCCGTCGCGCTCGGCCGGGCCGGCGCAACCGTTTATGTAACGGGCCGCAGCGTTAAAGGAAGCCTGTCCGATATGGGCCGCGCCGAAACGATTGACGATACGGCAGCGCTCGTTACCGCAGCCGGCGGCCTCGGCATCGCCGTCCGCACCGATTATACGGTGGAAAGCGACGTCCGTGCGCTGTACGACCGGGTGGCGGACGAGCAGCAGGGCCGGCTTGATATTCAAGTGAACGACATTTGGGGCGGCGATCCGCTAACCGTCTGGCACGAGCCGTTCTGGGAGCATTCGCTTCATGACGGCCTGCTCATCCAGAAGCGCGGCGTCCATACCCATATGATGGCCAGCTATTACGCCGCGCCGCTCATGATCGCCCGCGGCACCGGCTTAATTATAGAAATAACCGACGGCTACGATTACCGCTATCGAGGCAATCTCTACTATAGCTTAGCGAAGATTTCCGTCATCCACCTTGCGCAAGCCATGGCAGCGGATTTGCGTCCGCATGGCGTTGCGGCGGTCGCATTGACGCCGGGCTTCCTCCGTTCCGAAGCGATGCTTGATCATTTCGGCGTAACGGAAGCGAACTGGCGGGACGCGGCGGCGAAGGACATCCATTTCCTGCAGTCGGAAACGCCGGCCTATGTCGGCCAGGCAGCGGCGGCGCTCGCGGCCGATCCGAATGTGCTGCAGCGGAGCGGCCAAGCGTTCACCTCCTGGGACTTGGCGGAGGAATTCGGCTTTAGCGACGCGGACGGCAGGCGGCCGCATTGGGGACGGTACGCCGCGGAGCACGGATTCTAA
- a CDS encoding protein phosphatase 2C domain-containing protein, whose product MNITSASVKGVGAWNEDAIIRNEALQLYGVIDGATSLVPYNGPGGETGGYLAAQLVARTCNEALNADSIMELLVSANDSLRGAMVQAGIDPRHKEGLWTACAAAIRVYPKWIEFAQAGDCMLAVYYADGSIRIVTNDQVAHVDDRTKAVWAEGVAAGLTTRAELLEYCMPTLRNGRELANTDDGYGVINGDPAFPDYAEFGRIGRTNVKALLLFTDGLYIPKLPGESDKESAGEIASLVRQMGLPRYIEWLTELEESDPNCTKYPRGKKSDDKTALWIGL is encoded by the coding sequence ATGAACATTACATCAGCATCGGTAAAAGGGGTCGGCGCATGGAACGAGGATGCGATTATCCGCAATGAAGCCTTGCAGCTTTACGGCGTTATTGACGGCGCCACCTCGCTCGTGCCTTACAACGGACCAGGCGGCGAGACGGGAGGCTATCTAGCCGCTCAGCTTGTTGCCCGTACATGCAACGAGGCTTTGAACGCGGATAGCATCATGGAGCTGCTTGTCAGCGCCAACGACTCGCTGCGTGGCGCGATGGTGCAAGCCGGAATAGATCCGCGGCATAAAGAGGGGCTTTGGACCGCATGCGCAGCCGCGATACGTGTCTATCCGAAATGGATCGAGTTTGCGCAAGCCGGCGACTGCATGCTCGCCGTCTACTATGCGGACGGATCGATCCGCATCGTGACGAACGATCAGGTGGCCCATGTGGACGATCGGACGAAGGCGGTATGGGCCGAAGGCGTAGCAGCCGGATTGACGACCCGGGCGGAGCTGCTGGAATACTGCATGCCGACCCTCCGGAACGGCCGGGAGCTGGCCAATACCGATGACGGCTATGGCGTCATCAACGGCGACCCGGCGTTTCCCGATTATGCGGAATTCGGCCGGATCGGCAGGACGAACGTGAAGGCGCTGCTGCTCTTCACCGATGGGCTCTACATCCCGAAGCTGCCTGGCGAATCGGATAAGGAAAGCGCCGGCGAAATCGCGTCGCTCGTCCGCCAGATGGGGCTGCCCCGCTATATCGAATGGCTTACGGAGCTGGAGGAATCCGACCCGAACTGCACGAAATACCCGCGCGGGAAGAAGTCCGACGATAAAACCGCGCTCTGGATCGGGCTGTAG
- a CDS encoding DUF1761 domain-containing protein, whose protein sequence is MVHFEDVNYWAVLVATIITMVLGFLWYSPVLFGNAWMKQVGLKKEDMSGGGAGTYVLTAFTAIAGAFLLALVLTLGGEDPTVSAGLAVGLIAGLIVSAKIGMNYLFEGRSLQLFLITSGYHLVTFVLTGLIIGLM, encoded by the coding sequence ATGGTTCATTTCGAGGATGTTAATTATTGGGCTGTACTGGTAGCAACGATCATTACGATGGTGCTTGGGTTTCTATGGTACTCGCCGGTACTGTTCGGCAATGCCTGGATGAAGCAGGTCGGGCTGAAGAAAGAAGACATGTCCGGCGGCGGCGCAGGCACGTATGTACTTACGGCGTTCACGGCGATTGCCGGCGCGTTTCTGCTCGCGCTCGTGCTCACGCTTGGCGGTGAAGACCCGACCGTTTCGGCCGGCCTCGCCGTCGGTCTTATCGCGGGACTTATCGTCTCGGCCAAGATCGGCATGAACTACTTGTTCGAGGGACGCTCGCTGCAGCTGTTTCTCATCACGTCCGGCTATCACCTCGTCACGTTCGTGCTGACGGGTCTTATTATTGGCTTGATGTAG